One window from the genome of Rhodopirellula halodulae encodes:
- a CDS encoding Y4yA family PLP-dependent enzyme — protein sequence MPIAVPTHLTSNDSSDAISNRTSSLNQSVESSVDVADEMAVRSFCMGLLPLKARLEPWMVRAVQSESLHEWVEQNGSPLNLLNVDPMRRNVGELQRAASDAEVDLRVFFARKANKCLSFVDLANEKGWGVDTASENELKQCLQRGVAPANLICTAAVKSETLIRLCLNEEVCIAVDNHDELNRIADVAMKCACRSTVAIRLGGFEHKEKKLPTRFGFDVDRDRNLPFELGSLPVDVEGVHFHLDGYDADQRVSALATAMDWIERLQDAGHEPTFIDMGGGVPMRYLDEESQWLEFWQQHRAAMLGKSEPLTYRGHGLGTMVVDGRLVGTPKVYPFYQSLIRGPWLSKILNARLGDDSVAERLKSLSLQLRCEPGRSVLDGCGMTVARVEYRKQNADGDWLVGVSMNRTQCRTSSEDFLVDPLVVPSSKDASRIADETDCTIEGYLVGAYCTESELLCLRKLRFPGGIRVGDLVVFPNTAGYMMHFLESRSHQFPLAKNLVLSGEIAAAELDLIDQKPD from the coding sequence ATGCCCATCGCTGTTCCAACTCACCTGACGTCGAACGATTCGTCGGATGCGATTTCCAACCGAACGTCCTCGTTGAATCAATCCGTCGAGTCGTCGGTGGACGTTGCGGACGAAATGGCGGTGCGAAGTTTCTGCATGGGATTGCTGCCGTTGAAGGCTCGTTTGGAGCCGTGGATGGTGCGGGCGGTGCAATCTGAATCCCTGCACGAATGGGTCGAGCAAAATGGTTCGCCGCTTAACCTACTGAACGTGGATCCGATGCGTCGGAACGTGGGTGAGCTGCAACGAGCTGCGTCGGACGCGGAGGTGGATTTGCGAGTGTTCTTTGCTCGTAAGGCCAACAAGTGTTTGAGTTTCGTGGATCTGGCAAATGAAAAAGGCTGGGGCGTTGATACGGCCAGCGAGAACGAATTGAAGCAGTGTTTGCAACGTGGTGTTGCACCCGCGAATTTGATTTGCACGGCGGCGGTCAAAAGCGAAACGCTGATCCGTTTGTGTCTGAACGAAGAAGTTTGCATCGCGGTCGACAATCACGATGAACTGAATCGGATTGCGGATGTCGCAATGAAATGTGCCTGCCGCTCGACGGTTGCGATTCGTTTGGGCGGTTTCGAACACAAGGAAAAGAAGCTGCCCACGCGTTTTGGATTCGATGTGGATCGCGACCGAAATCTGCCGTTCGAACTGGGGAGTTTGCCCGTTGATGTGGAAGGGGTTCACTTTCATTTGGACGGCTACGATGCGGACCAACGCGTGTCTGCTCTTGCGACCGCGATGGATTGGATCGAGCGATTGCAAGACGCTGGTCACGAACCCACGTTCATCGACATGGGAGGCGGAGTCCCGATGCGATACCTCGACGAGGAATCGCAATGGCTCGAATTTTGGCAGCAGCATCGCGCGGCCATGTTGGGTAAGAGTGAGCCATTGACCTATCGCGGTCACGGTTTGGGGACGATGGTTGTTGACGGTCGATTGGTTGGCACACCCAAGGTGTATCCGTTTTATCAATCGCTGATACGTGGGCCTTGGTTGTCAAAGATTCTGAACGCGCGGCTGGGTGATGACTCAGTCGCGGAACGGTTGAAGTCGCTTTCGTTGCAACTGCGATGTGAGCCGGGGCGCAGTGTTCTGGACGGGTGTGGGATGACCGTGGCACGAGTCGAATATCGCAAGCAGAACGCCGACGGCGATTGGTTGGTTGGCGTTTCAATGAATCGAACGCAGTGCCGAACGTCCAGCGAAGACTTTTTGGTCGATCCGCTGGTGGTTCCAAGTTCGAAGGATGCTTCTCGAATCGCCGATGAGACCGATTGCACGATCGAAGGCTACCTCGTCGGCGCGTACTGCACGGAGTCTGAGTTGCTGTGCCTACGCAAGCTGCGTTTCCCAGGCGGGATTCGAGTGGGAGACTTGGTCGTGTTCCCAAACACAGCCGGGTACATGATGCACTTTCTAGAAAGCCGCTCGCATCAATTCCCGTTGGCGAAGAATCTGGTGCTCAGCGGCGAAATTGCAGCCGCGGAACTCGATCTGATCGATCAGAAACCAGATTGA
- a CDS encoding catalase, whose product MPDEPKCPFQTQQFGRPVDNNQHSQTAGPRGPMLMQDVHLVEKMAHFNRERIPERVVHAKGYGAFGTFTVTNDITEYCMADLFSEVGKKTDTFARFSTVGGESGSADTARDPRGFALKFYTDQGVWDMVGNNTPIFFVRDPLKFSDFIRTQKREPQNHLQPHWRRWDFWGEVPEALHQVMFLYSDRGTPKSARFMNGYGSHTFSMYNREGVRHWVKFHFKTEQGSENFSADEAIQMAGEAPDYSTRDLFEAIEKGDYPRWRMHIQVMPEADAANYEWHPFDLTKVWPHDDYPLIEVGTFELNRNPSNYFQDVEQAAFEPGNLVEGIGLSPDRMLQNRVLSYPDAHRYRLGVNYHQVPVNQPRCPYATYHRDGAMRVDGNGGGTVDYEPNKMGGPRETGQSIEPPMPVHGDGDRYDEFACDDKDYYGQPKMFWNKVLDEGARERLCTAISNSMADSPEFIREKMLAQFAKVHEDFADGVKSRLEQPESQPIPIA is encoded by the coding sequence ATGCCTGATGAACCGAAGTGCCCGTTTCAGACTCAACAGTTTGGACGTCCCGTCGACAACAACCAACATTCTCAAACGGCGGGTCCTCGCGGGCCGATGTTGATGCAAGACGTGCATCTGGTTGAGAAGATGGCTCATTTCAATCGGGAACGCATTCCAGAGCGAGTTGTTCACGCGAAGGGGTATGGTGCGTTTGGGACCTTCACCGTGACCAACGATATCACTGAATATTGCATGGCGGATCTCTTCTCCGAAGTCGGGAAGAAGACCGACACGTTCGCAAGGTTCTCCACGGTGGGCGGGGAAAGCGGTTCGGCCGACACGGCCCGTGACCCGCGCGGATTTGCGTTGAAGTTCTACACCGATCAAGGCGTGTGGGACATGGTTGGCAACAACACGCCAATTTTCTTCGTTCGTGACCCGTTGAAGTTCAGCGACTTCATCCGAACGCAGAAACGCGAGCCGCAGAACCACCTGCAACCGCATTGGCGGCGTTGGGATTTTTGGGGCGAGGTGCCCGAGGCGTTGCATCAAGTCATGTTTCTTTACAGTGACCGTGGCACACCCAAGAGTGCACGGTTCATGAATGGTTACGGCAGCCATACCTTCAGCATGTACAACCGCGAAGGCGTGCGTCATTGGGTCAAGTTCCACTTCAAGACGGAACAAGGTTCCGAGAACTTCAGCGCGGATGAAGCCATTCAGATGGCCGGGGAAGCGCCTGACTATTCCACGCGCGACTTGTTCGAGGCAATCGAAAAAGGCGATTACCCGCGATGGCGGATGCACATCCAAGTCATGCCGGAAGCGGATGCTGCCAACTACGAATGGCATCCGTTCGATTTGACGAAGGTTTGGCCTCACGACGACTATCCGTTGATCGAAGTGGGGACCTTTGAACTCAATCGAAACCCATCCAACTACTTCCAAGACGTGGAGCAAGCCGCGTTTGAGCCTGGCAACTTGGTGGAAGGCATTGGTTTGTCACCGGATCGCATGTTGCAGAACCGTGTGCTTTCTTATCCCGACGCTCACCGTTATCGATTGGGCGTGAACTATCACCAAGTCCCGGTGAATCAACCGCGTTGCCCGTATGCGACCTACCATCGTGATGGTGCGATGCGAGTCGATGGAAATGGCGGTGGCACCGTTGATTATGAACCAAACAAGATGGGCGGCCCAAGGGAAACCGGCCAATCAATCGAGCCTCCGATGCCGGTCCACGGTGACGGCGATCGATACGATGAATTCGCTTGCGATGACAAGGATTACTACGGGCAACCGAAGATGTTCTGGAACAAGGTGCTCGACGAAGGGGCTCGCGAAAGGTTGTGCACCGCGATCTCGAACTCGATGGCTGATAGCCCCGAATTCATCCGAGAGAAGATGCTGGCGCAGTTCGCGAAAGTTCACGAAGATTTCGCGGACGGAGTGAAGTCGCGGTTGGAGCAACCGGAGTCACAACCGATCCCAATTGCATAA
- a CDS encoding carboxymuconolactone decarboxylase family protein: MPHAQPLSIEDAPEKSQPILRAIEEKFGQSMNIFSTLAHQPDVLGGMTQINDGLQNDLPAKYRELAYYKASQLNSCDYCSHYHRQAAKKAGLTDQQLDSMNASATDLFDSKEQAVLKYAEQLTVKANMDAALVQEIQAFLDEKQLVTLAAAVALANFTNRVNHGLDIQLP, encoded by the coding sequence ATGCCCCATGCACAACCATTGTCCATCGAGGACGCTCCTGAGAAATCGCAGCCGATCCTGCGAGCCATCGAAGAAAAGTTCGGCCAGTCGATGAACATCTTCAGCACATTGGCTCATCAACCGGATGTTTTGGGAGGCATGACGCAGATCAACGACGGTTTGCAGAATGACCTGCCGGCAAAGTATCGCGAATTGGCGTACTACAAAGCGTCCCAACTCAACTCGTGTGACTATTGCTCGCATTATCATCGTCAAGCAGCCAAGAAAGCCGGCCTCACTGACCAACAGCTTGATTCGATGAATGCTTCGGCGACTGATTTGTTCGACTCAAAAGAACAGGCGGTGCTGAAGTACGCAGAGCAGTTGACCGTCAAAGCCAATATGGACGCAGCCTTGGTGCAAGAGATTCAAGCCTTTCTGGATGAGAAGCAATTGGTCACGCTGGCCGCCGCGGTCGCTCTTGCCAACTTCACCAATCGCGTGAACCATGGTTTGGACATCCAACTGCCATGA
- a CDS encoding dihydrolipoyl dehydrogenase family protein, with translation MSDEHFDVIVIGTGPSGGTIASKAAEAGKSVALVDSRTFGGNCALRGCNPKKVYVNAGELADQVRRARGKLIEDGQVRIDWSGLHDFKEEFTRPVAEGKEDAFREKGIKTFHGVAKFVDQKAIEVAGQRLSANRIVIATGARPSDLGIGGESLVTISDDFLQLKQLPHTVVFIGGGYISMEFAGVVAAAGHSVHVIERNEQILSGFDPDLVQQLRKEYESRGVKFYLNATIESISKNDDAADSLRVSMKDESRIDAGLVVHGAGRVPNIGALQLSQGNVAFSENGIAVNEFMRSSSNPAVFATGDCADSGMPRLTPVANEESRAVSKNLFAAEMDYVPRYGDVPKVAFTIPSIASIGLSEQEAREKFSNLEVRSGDMSGWGSVRKTGSTVAGYKLLIDSQTDKIVGAHILGPNAEETINLFALAMRFGHTATDMKSTLFAFPTSAADVRSML, from the coding sequence ATGAGCGACGAACATTTCGATGTGATCGTCATTGGTACTGGACCATCCGGTGGAACGATCGCGAGCAAAGCGGCCGAAGCGGGCAAGTCCGTCGCCTTGGTCGATTCGCGAACCTTTGGTGGCAACTGCGCGCTTCGTGGTTGCAACCCAAAGAAGGTTTATGTCAACGCCGGCGAACTTGCCGACCAAGTTCGCCGGGCTCGCGGAAAGCTCATCGAAGACGGGCAGGTTCGGATTGACTGGTCGGGTCTACACGACTTCAAAGAGGAGTTCACTCGACCGGTCGCGGAAGGCAAGGAAGACGCCTTCCGCGAGAAAGGCATCAAAACCTTTCACGGTGTCGCAAAGTTTGTTGACCAGAAGGCAATCGAGGTGGCTGGTCAACGGCTATCCGCGAACCGCATCGTGATCGCCACTGGTGCTCGCCCCAGCGACTTGGGCATCGGAGGCGAATCGCTGGTAACAATAAGCGACGATTTCCTTCAACTCAAACAACTCCCCCACACCGTCGTGTTCATTGGCGGCGGATACATCTCGATGGAATTCGCTGGCGTTGTAGCCGCCGCGGGGCACAGCGTTCACGTGATCGAACGCAACGAACAAATTCTGTCCGGATTCGATCCAGATCTCGTGCAGCAGTTGCGTAAGGAATACGAATCCCGTGGGGTGAAATTTTACCTCAATGCCACGATCGAGAGCATTTCTAAGAATGATGATGCCGCGGATTCCCTGCGAGTCTCGATGAAAGACGAAAGTCGGATCGATGCGGGCTTGGTGGTCCACGGCGCGGGGCGTGTTCCCAACATTGGTGCGTTGCAACTGTCACAAGGCAATGTCGCTTTCTCGGAAAACGGGATTGCCGTCAACGAATTCATGCGGAGCTCTTCCAACCCCGCCGTTTTCGCGACGGGTGATTGTGCTGACAGCGGAATGCCACGCTTGACCCCCGTGGCCAACGAAGAGTCTCGTGCCGTGAGCAAGAATCTCTTTGCCGCAGAAATGGACTACGTACCCCGGTACGGCGATGTCCCTAAGGTTGCATTCACCATCCCGAGCATCGCTTCGATCGGTTTGTCGGAACAGGAAGCTCGCGAGAAATTCAGCAACCTTGAAGTGCGTTCGGGTGACATGTCCGGTTGGGGCAGCGTTCGAAAAACAGGATCCACGGTCGCTGGATACAAACTGCTAATCGACTCACAAACAGACAAGATTGTCGGCGCTCATATCCTGGGACCTAATGCGGAAGAGACGATCAACTTGTTCGCTTTGGCAATGCGATTCGGACACACCGCGACGGACATGAAGTCAACGCTATTCGCGTTTCCAACGTCCGCCGCCGATGTCCGCTCAATGCTCTGA
- the sbnA gene encoding 2,3-diaminopropionate biosynthesis protein SbnA encodes MNPISNRVCNGVLDAIGHTPLIRLNRFLDREDVELLIKWEAGNPGGSAKDRPAAKMLEEAFARGEISSETTIVESTSGNMGIGLAQACRYHGLRFICVVDPRAQKQNLAIIEALGGQIEMVHQPLGGDLLAARIAKVCELIETTPNSYWPNQYANRDNPRSHFEGTIAEIDDALNGEFDVLFVATSSTGTAQGCRDYLRSRGRDIEVIAVDSVGSVLFGGASGPRKIPGLGAGKEPRLAAGQSFDQVVRVTDLDCVVGCRKLAEREAILVGGSAGGVLTSVGRMQHELAGKRCVAVLHDSGTRYLETVFNDQWVSDSLDCSSESLHALVHSSSFDVIEKVNA; translated from the coding sequence ATGAACCCAATCTCCAACCGAGTATGCAACGGTGTGCTGGACGCGATCGGGCACACCCCATTGATTCGACTGAATCGTTTCTTGGATCGCGAAGATGTGGAGCTGTTGATCAAATGGGAAGCCGGCAATCCAGGCGGCAGCGCCAAGGATCGACCTGCTGCGAAAATGTTGGAAGAAGCGTTCGCGCGAGGTGAAATCTCGTCCGAGACCACGATCGTCGAGTCAACTTCCGGCAACATGGGGATTGGTCTGGCACAAGCTTGCCGCTACCACGGGCTGCGCTTCATTTGTGTCGTCGATCCTCGAGCACAGAAACAAAACCTGGCGATCATCGAAGCTTTGGGCGGTCAAATCGAGATGGTGCATCAGCCGCTCGGTGGAGATTTGCTGGCCGCACGAATCGCGAAAGTTTGCGAGTTGATTGAGACGACGCCGAATAGCTATTGGCCCAATCAATACGCCAACCGAGACAATCCACGTTCGCACTTCGAAGGAACCATCGCCGAGATCGATGACGCGTTGAACGGCGAGTTCGACGTGCTGTTCGTCGCCACCAGCAGCACGGGAACCGCACAAGGGTGTCGTGACTATTTGCGTTCACGTGGTCGAGACATCGAAGTCATTGCCGTTGATTCGGTCGGCAGTGTCCTGTTTGGCGGAGCGTCGGGGCCTCGCAAGATTCCCGGACTTGGTGCTGGCAAGGAGCCTCGTTTGGCAGCGGGGCAATCCTTCGATCAAGTCGTCCGCGTGACGGATTTGGACTGCGTGGTGGGTTGTCGAAAGCTGGCCGAACGTGAAGCGATTCTGGTTGGTGGTTCGGCCGGCGGAGTTTTGACCAGCGTCGGACGGATGCAGCACGAACTGGCGGGCAAACGCTGCGTCGCCGTGTTGCACGATTCCGGCACACGTTACTTGGAGACGGTGTTTAACGACCAATGGGTGAGTGATTCGTTGGATTGTTCCTCCGAATCGCTGCACGCATTGGTGCATTCTTCCTCATTCGATGTCATTGAAAAGGTAAACGCATGA
- a CDS encoding type 1 glutamine amidotransferase domain-containing protein, protein MSDQTLQNKRIAFLATDGFEQVELTKPWQAIQSVGAEVVLVSPKDGKIQGMNHDEKADQFDVDMNVKDASAENFDGLVLPGGVANPDTLRTCEVSVSFIRDFFKQHKPVAAICHGPWTLIEADVVRGRRVTSWPSLKTDLINAGAEWVDEECVCDQGLVTSRNPDDIPAFCEKAVEEFAEGKHAEQTV, encoded by the coding sequence ATGAGCGATCAAACACTTCAAAACAAACGAATTGCATTTCTGGCAACCGACGGCTTCGAACAAGTCGAGCTGACAAAGCCGTGGCAAGCCATCCAGTCCGTGGGTGCGGAAGTCGTGTTGGTCTCGCCAAAAGACGGCAAGATCCAAGGCATGAATCACGATGAAAAGGCCGACCAATTCGACGTCGACATGAATGTCAAAGACGCCAGTGCGGAGAACTTCGACGGCTTGGTTCTTCCTGGCGGAGTCGCTAATCCGGATACGCTTCGGACATGCGAGGTCTCGGTCAGCTTCATTCGAGATTTCTTCAAGCAGCACAAACCCGTCGCGGCGATCTGCCACGGGCCTTGGACGTTGATCGAAGCCGACGTGGTTCGCGGTCGACGAGTGACCTCATGGCCCAGCTTGAAAACGGACCTGATCAACGCCGGTGCGGAGTGGGTCGATGAAGAATGCGTGTGCGACCAAGGCTTGGTCACAAGTCGCAACCCAGACGACATTCCAGCGTTCTGCGAGAAGGCCGTCGAGGAATTCGCGGAAGGAAAACACGCAGAACAAACGGTCTGA
- a CDS encoding C39 family peptidase produces the protein MSMLSLVAALFAWKVAYSDKGQRVMLMLSVSTLAMIYFLFYGSGQLFWAKWVPDSAAIIYTNFASIFAALAAGWAFRLPNTPMWRRAGLSFFLACASVAAIFWPLLSVAIRPAPNGGSEWKNGVAMQTSWATCSPAAAATFLNAEGISVDESQMIPLCLTDSSGTPTLGLYRGIKLLAEQNQAEVEVLDESLDELWSKNDFPVLMAVELPYGVEDRRYADQWGWIPGMGHSVVALGIREDGQRMLVGDPSIGLEEWSKDDLEVLWHGNGIRLHRP, from the coding sequence ATGTCGATGCTATCGCTCGTCGCCGCTTTGTTCGCGTGGAAGGTGGCTTATTCGGACAAGGGTCAGCGAGTCATGTTGATGTTGTCCGTTTCAACGTTGGCAATGATTTACTTTTTGTTCTACGGATCAGGGCAATTGTTTTGGGCCAAGTGGGTGCCTGATTCCGCAGCGATCATTTACACCAACTTTGCTTCGATCTTTGCCGCGTTGGCTGCTGGCTGGGCGTTTCGACTGCCCAACACACCGATGTGGCGTCGCGCTGGATTGTCGTTCTTTCTGGCATGTGCCAGCGTTGCCGCGATCTTTTGGCCTTTGTTGTCGGTTGCGATTCGACCGGCACCCAACGGTGGAAGTGAATGGAAAAACGGTGTGGCCATGCAGACCAGTTGGGCGACCTGCAGTCCAGCCGCGGCAGCGACCTTCCTGAACGCGGAAGGGATTTCGGTCGATGAATCGCAGATGATTCCATTGTGTCTGACCGATTCCAGTGGCACACCCACGCTGGGTTTGTACCGGGGCATCAAGCTGCTTGCGGAGCAGAACCAAGCGGAGGTGGAGGTTCTGGACGAGTCTTTGGATGAGTTGTGGTCGAAGAACGATTTTCCCGTGTTGATGGCGGTGGAGCTTCCTTACGGCGTGGAAGATCGACGCTATGCGGATCAATGGGGTTGGATCCCCGGAATGGGACACAGCGTCGTTGCATTGGGGATTCGTGAAGATGGGCAGCGAATGTTGGTTGGCGACCCATCGATTGGTTTGGAAGAGTGGTCGAAAGACGATCTGGAAGTGCTGTGGCACGGCAATGGGATCCGGTTGCATCGCCCGTGA
- a CDS encoding AI-2E family transporter has protein sequence MVSHSHRFHTILTGPRSERSKPKAESLLELERLSSRVKHANVGIWICAILLSLYALYIGRNLFMPILVAVFAYLTLRPVIRGMGRMGIPSGIAAGSIMLVMGLSVGTIGYVLSGPAQEILQQIPGSLPEVKDKLGFIFEHLETVNQATEDISDTADQENLTAEEKPVPVEIKQPAWTTTSPLIAGTGNAVSFISIAAVLLFFLMAGGDSVILSVVSILPSFSSKRRFMEVLVGVQDGLSSYLAWVTCINACLGVCIGTAMWALGMPSPLLWGVAAMLLNFIPMVGALIGIAAVFFVALVNVDHVSYAFIVAGAYAALTGLEGQFITPMLLGKSMRLSSVLVFLSIVVWGWMWGILGVFLAVPILIAIVMVVEKLEATSPVQEMINGTVGKNVPAD, from the coding sequence ATGGTTTCGCACAGTCATCGCTTCCATACGATCCTGACCGGACCTCGATCGGAGCGTTCCAAACCGAAGGCGGAATCGCTGCTCGAGCTGGAGCGGCTTTCTTCGCGAGTGAAGCATGCGAACGTTGGCATTTGGATTTGTGCAATTTTGTTGTCGTTGTATGCACTGTACATCGGTCGCAACCTTTTCATGCCGATTTTGGTTGCTGTGTTTGCCTATTTGACGCTGCGTCCCGTCATTCGCGGGATGGGCCGGATGGGAATCCCGTCCGGCATCGCGGCCGGTTCGATCATGTTGGTGATGGGATTGTCCGTTGGCACCATTGGCTATGTTTTGTCCGGGCCAGCCCAAGAGATTTTGCAACAGATCCCCGGTTCGCTACCGGAAGTCAAAGACAAGTTGGGTTTCATCTTTGAGCACTTGGAAACCGTCAATCAAGCAACCGAAGACATCTCTGACACGGCTGATCAAGAGAACCTGACCGCGGAAGAAAAACCCGTGCCGGTCGAAATCAAGCAACCAGCTTGGACCACCACGTCGCCGTTGATAGCAGGGACCGGCAATGCCGTTTCGTTCATCTCAATCGCGGCCGTGTTGCTCTTCTTTTTGATGGCGGGCGGTGACTCGGTGATTCTGTCGGTCGTCAGCATCTTGCCATCGTTTTCGTCCAAGCGTCGCTTCATGGAAGTGCTGGTCGGCGTGCAAGATGGGCTCAGTAGCTATCTGGCCTGGGTGACCTGCATCAATGCTTGCTTGGGAGTTTGCATTGGCACTGCCATGTGGGCCTTGGGTATGCCATCGCCTTTGTTGTGGGGCGTGGCGGCGATGCTATTGAATTTCATCCCGATGGTCGGGGCACTGATAGGGATCGCCGCGGTTTTCTTCGTTGCGTTGGTCAATGTCGACCACGTGTCATACGCATTCATCGTGGCGGGAGCCTACGCAGCTCTGACCGGTTTGGAAGGCCAGTTCATCACACCGATGTTGCTGGGCAAGAGCATGCGACTTTCGTCCGTCTTGGTATTCCTGTCCATCGTCGTTTGGGGGTGGATGTGGGGCATCCTTGGTGTGTTCCTCGCGGTCCCGATTTTGATTGCCATCGTGATGGTGGTTGAAAAGCTAGAAGCCACCTCACCCGTGCAAGAAATGATCAACGGCACCGTGGGCAAAAACGTTCCTGCTGACTGA
- a CDS encoding FAD/NAD(P)-binding protein, producing the protein MSVAISGGSIADLPFFDGASPRSPIQLAIVGCGPRGLQCLDALSRNLSKDELAQVEITVFEPSTHPGAGCVYDLKQSRMLRMNFATQYIDFWKVDRDQTTSKSGSLIGWLDRNYPEYAASDQFVPRAVVGEYLHDCFEVVCKRLRRWTKLNVVRARVESIRHCAAGEANAEVAATTKAMTLNDDEGWWVWDGSEERKFDRVVLTTGHEGLRSSDEIQSQDTGAFVYPVENSLSEERIPAGGDVFLRGFGLTAIDAILMLTEGRGGTFVQGDGLPTYQASGQEPNCIAVHCRSGRPMLAKPTAKLEPINDRFWEPYRQTLSKHEASHGSVKFCRDIWTVVAEAASELLIRSGDAVSRRDVEEWFRGWSRYKMDDVSARKAMLQSYGVATGAREMDVPFALGEAWRQLYPQIVSLISFGGLAEGQWKAYSQTAAEMERIAFGPPAESVAKVLRLIRDGKVRLCEQNEPSQDSVIVNAVIASPHQANEDGPLSQLILRGDVQVDPVTEAVRVSESGSVLGGRKGLAIFGRATEGWVIGNDTLSRTLHQQIQNWAETIAVDAHSRG; encoded by the coding sequence ATGAGCGTTGCGATATCAGGCGGCAGCATCGCGGATCTTCCGTTCTTTGATGGGGCGAGCCCTCGTTCACCCATCCAGTTGGCAATCGTTGGATGCGGTCCTCGTGGGCTGCAGTGTTTAGATGCGTTGTCGCGAAATTTGTCAAAGGATGAACTGGCTCAGGTGGAGATCACGGTCTTCGAACCTTCCACTCACCCCGGCGCCGGATGTGTGTACGACCTGAAGCAGTCGCGTATGTTGCGTATGAACTTCGCAACCCAGTACATCGATTTTTGGAAAGTCGATCGTGACCAAACAACTTCTAAGTCTGGGTCGCTGATCGGATGGTTGGATCGAAACTATCCCGAGTACGCTGCGTCGGATCAGTTTGTGCCGCGTGCGGTCGTGGGCGAATACCTTCACGATTGTTTCGAGGTGGTTTGCAAACGGTTGCGTCGTTGGACGAAACTGAATGTGGTACGGGCTCGCGTCGAAAGCATCCGTCATTGTGCCGCTGGTGAAGCGAACGCCGAGGTAGCTGCCACCACGAAGGCGATGACGCTGAATGACGATGAGGGTTGGTGGGTGTGGGACGGCAGCGAAGAGCGAAAGTTTGACCGTGTTGTGCTGACCACCGGCCACGAGGGCCTTCGGAGTTCGGACGAGATCCAAAGTCAAGATACGGGGGCGTTTGTGTATCCCGTTGAAAACAGTTTGTCGGAGGAGCGGATTCCTGCGGGAGGTGATGTCTTTCTACGTGGTTTCGGTTTAACCGCGATCGATGCGATCCTGATGTTGACCGAAGGGCGAGGTGGAACGTTCGTGCAAGGCGACGGGCTTCCGACTTACCAGGCCAGCGGTCAGGAGCCGAACTGCATTGCGGTGCATTGCCGGTCGGGGCGTCCGATGTTGGCCAAACCCACCGCGAAGTTGGAGCCGATCAACGATCGATTCTGGGAGCCATACCGGCAAACATTGTCGAAACATGAGGCGAGCCATGGCAGCGTGAAGTTTTGCCGCGACATTTGGACGGTCGTGGCCGAAGCAGCATCGGAATTGCTGATTCGATCCGGTGATGCGGTGTCACGCCGTGATGTCGAAGAATGGTTTCGCGGTTGGTCGCGCTACAAGATGGACGACGTGAGTGCTCGGAAAGCAATGCTGCAGTCGTACGGCGTGGCCACCGGTGCTCGAGAAATGGATGTTCCGTTTGCCTTGGGCGAGGCTTGGCGGCAGTTGTACCCGCAAATTGTGTCGCTGATCAGCTTTGGCGGTTTGGCCGAAGGGCAATGGAAAGCGTATTCACAAACCGCGGCGGAGATGGAACGGATTGCGTTTGGGCCCCCGGCCGAGAGCGTCGCGAAGGTGCTGCGTTTGATCCGCGACGGGAAAGTACGTTTGTGCGAGCAAAACGAACCGTCGCAGGACTCGGTGATTGTCAACGCGGTGATCGCCAGTCCCCATCAAGCCAACGAAGACGGTCCGCTTTCGCAATTGATTCTTCGTGGCGACGTGCAAGTCGATCCGGTGACCGAAGCCGTTCGCGTGAGCGAGTCTGGCAGTGTGTTGGGTGGCCGGAAAGGCTTGGCGATTTTTGGTCGTGCGACGGAAGGTTGGGTGATTGGTAACGATACGCTATCCCGAACCTTGCACCAACAGATTCAAAATTGGGCCGAAACCATTGCGGTCGATGCACACTCTCGAGGTTGA